One Schlesneria paludicola DSM 18645 DNA segment encodes these proteins:
- a CDS encoding phosphotransferase family protein, translating to MNSQNAYRTDLPTDELTACVSQALGRQCTLKKISGYLNRTEVFNVNDNDAVVKIYHHAPLSKFARERSAYQLLRGTNLPLARFLAQGFLTDGTPWIALSSLQGQCPDASAELMTAEQSVEFFRQWGGIARTLHGIADDPTQTIDAIMRPEASCFPESLQRYLDCRDAALQRPGPFHQLMVSAANTMDAVVKRITGPAEPRFVHGDFSSRNALVDLHGQGVTVSGLLDFERCRFGDPAQDLADMWFKDLCGDRHRHAAFVCGYGPFEVGFDDRVHWHLLGLMFEIASWAPERDPVYFQRAMQMLKAIAIGRPLFFESR from the coding sequence ATGAACTCGCAGAATGCCTATCGCACGGATCTGCCGACGGACGAGCTGACGGCATGCGTCTCGCAGGCGCTGGGGCGGCAGTGTACGCTGAAAAAGATCAGTGGTTATCTGAACCGCACCGAAGTCTTCAACGTCAATGACAATGATGCTGTCGTGAAAATCTATCATCATGCGCCTCTGTCGAAATTCGCGCGCGAGCGATCGGCGTATCAGTTGCTTCGCGGAACCAACCTTCCGCTTGCTCGGTTTCTGGCACAGGGATTTTTGACGGATGGAACACCCTGGATTGCCCTCAGTTCTCTTCAAGGACAGTGTCCCGACGCCAGTGCAGAATTGATGACAGCTGAGCAATCGGTCGAGTTCTTCCGGCAGTGGGGGGGCATCGCGCGGACACTGCACGGTATCGCCGACGATCCCACACAAACGATCGACGCGATTATGAGACCTGAAGCGAGCTGTTTTCCAGAATCACTCCAGCGCTATCTCGATTGTCGCGATGCCGCTTTGCAGAGACCGGGGCCGTTTCATCAGCTCATGGTCAGTGCCGCGAACACGATGGATGCTGTGGTCAAACGGATCACGGGTCCGGCTGAACCCCGTTTCGTCCACGGTGATTTTTCCTCACGAAACGCTTTGGTCGATCTGCACGGCCAGGGTGTCACTGTCAGCGGTCTCTTGGACTTCGAGAGATGCCGATTCGGTGACCCGGCACAGGACCTAGCGGACATGTGGTTCAAGGATCTGTGTGGCGACAGGCATCGTCATGCGGCATTTGTTTGTGGTTACGGTCCGTTCGAAGTCGGTTTTGATGACCGTGTGCATTGGCACCTGCTGGGACTGATGTTTGAGATCGCCTCGTGGGCACCGGAACGTGATCCCGTCTACTTTCAGCGGGCAATGCAGATGCTGAAGGCGATTGCGATCGGTCGGCCCCTGTTTTTTGAATCGCGATGA
- a CDS encoding YheU family protein translates to MRIPHRQLVPATLRAIVEEFVTRDGTDHSLVEPRIALVLRQLDAGTLELHFEHESNTCNILPLN, encoded by the coding sequence ATGCGCATTCCACATCGACAATTGGTCCCGGCTACCCTTCGCGCGATCGTGGAAGAGTTTGTCACCCGCGATGGCACGGACCATTCTTTGGTCGAGCCCCGGATTGCACTCGTGCTTCGTCAACTCGATGCCGGCACACTCGAACTTCACTTTGAACACGAGTCCAATACGTGCAATATCCTGCCCTTGAACTGA